The Paenibacillus sp. YPG26 genome includes a window with the following:
- the rpsD gene encoding 30S ribosomal protein S4, producing the protein MARYTGPKFKLSRRLGISLSGTGKDLKRPFPPGQHGANQRRKVSNYGMQLLEKQKLRHMYGLGEKQFKTLFSRAQKMQGIAGENFMFLLESRLDNLVYRLGFANSRAGARQLVSHGHITVNGKKVNIASYLVNLGDVISLRERSRGLSSVKEALANRNHLPAYLEFNDTSLEGKYIRLPERSELSQEIDEKQIVEFYNR; encoded by the coding sequence ATGGCACGTTACACAGGTCCTAAATTTAAACTTAGCCGTCGTCTTGGCATTTCCCTGAGCGGCACAGGAAAAGATTTGAAGCGCCCTTTCCCTCCAGGTCAGCACGGTGCTAACCAACGGAGAAAAGTAAGCAACTACGGAATGCAGCTTCTTGAGAAGCAAAAGCTTCGCCACATGTACGGCTTGGGCGAAAAGCAATTTAAAACCCTCTTCTCTAGAGCACAAAAAATGCAAGGTATTGCCGGTGAAAACTTCATGTTCTTGCTGGAATCCCGTCTGGACAACCTTGTATACCGTCTTGGTTTCGCTAACTCCCGTGCTGGTGCCCGTCAATTGGTATCCCACGGTCATATCACAGTTAACGGCAAGAAAGTGAACATTGCTTCTTACCTCGTGAACCTGGGCGATGTAATCAGCCTTCGCGAAAGAAGCCGCGGTCTTTCTTCTGTTAAAGAAGCTTTGGCGAACCGCAATCACCTTCCAGCTTACCTGGAGTTCAATGATACTTCCCTTGAAGGTAAGTACATCCGTCTTCCAGAGCGTTCCGAGCTGTCCCAAGAAATCGATGAGAAACAAATCGTCGAGTTCTACAACCGTTAA
- a CDS encoding sensor domain-containing diguanylate cyclase yields MAEHPREDPVISNLSSQIPELSIHPGESAWLEQLDITVHDFPYIHPLLRSAFRDWIPAVSALEVGGQLSWLLADWTAEVIHTEDKAILSIWHERISQLMRTCLDSGETTAVKLYVDAAEEQHIIAAGIPVRTKSKAEIFAVLGCIIQGSAEEIAFGERILGMAQQHFTSCFYRRFENTFFKDMIAIQEQAKREAQRRSFLVDVVQRLHDKIDVDAVLHEVLDSIVRVYPNVHLEILMSQDHQGSNSRVKLLQLQADTDPLCVQAFMEGKLLRNSFRAENGQQQLEIAVPLSGKQGVYGVFHLFIPYEHFEEADIQLVEMLADTAGTAFENAKLYEQSNQLIHELRLINELTQRLSQSLQLKEIFKFATDELLHIFGAEYCCISQLDKDKDFFEMVSTNVTFLSKEIFPRDCGVCGLVYATKEPIILSDYHSYGRVYSRLMEETGSSSLIGVPLMIRGEVSGTILLTHTRSNYFSYENYKLLQVLSTHIGLAVANASLHAEVRRMANRDMLTGLFARHYLDDKLLEFQRRDAKGSLIVVDIDKFKQVNDTYGHQIGDTILKQVCNIIQSTVRKIDVCARWGGEELAVYLPGMELEEGYQLAENIRERVAVETTPPVTVSCGVSHWSRKDEKISVESLFYRADMALYRSKNNGRNQTQVGRDNQ; encoded by the coding sequence ATGGCAGAACATCCACGAGAGGACCCGGTGATTAGTAATCTATCTTCCCAAATTCCAGAACTCAGCATTCACCCGGGCGAGAGCGCCTGGCTGGAGCAGCTTGATATCACGGTACATGACTTCCCGTACATACACCCCTTGTTGCGGTCGGCATTCAGAGACTGGATCCCGGCAGTGTCCGCATTGGAAGTCGGCGGCCAGCTCTCATGGCTGCTTGCCGATTGGACAGCAGAGGTAATACACACCGAAGATAAGGCTATACTGAGTATCTGGCATGAGCGTATAAGCCAGCTGATGCGGACATGCCTGGACTCTGGCGAGACAACAGCGGTGAAGCTGTATGTAGATGCTGCGGAAGAACAACATATCATTGCAGCAGGGATTCCGGTTCGTACCAAAAGCAAAGCCGAGATATTTGCAGTACTCGGGTGTATTATTCAAGGATCGGCTGAAGAGATCGCCTTTGGCGAGCGGATTCTGGGTATGGCGCAGCAGCATTTCACGTCTTGCTTCTACCGCAGGTTCGAGAATACGTTCTTCAAAGATATGATCGCGATACAAGAACAGGCCAAACGTGAAGCTCAAAGAAGATCATTCCTGGTTGATGTAGTACAGAGGCTTCATGACAAGATTGATGTGGATGCGGTGCTGCATGAAGTGCTGGACAGCATTGTCAGGGTATACCCGAATGTCCACTTGGAGATCTTGATGTCCCAGGACCATCAAGGCTCTAATTCCAGGGTGAAGCTGCTGCAGTTGCAAGCGGATACAGATCCGTTATGTGTCCAGGCTTTTATGGAAGGGAAGCTGCTTCGTAACAGCTTTCGGGCAGAGAATGGACAGCAGCAGTTAGAGATCGCTGTTCCATTAAGCGGTAAGCAGGGAGTATATGGGGTGTTTCATTTGTTCATTCCGTATGAACATTTCGAGGAAGCCGATATCCAGTTGGTGGAAATGCTGGCCGATACGGCTGGAACAGCATTTGAGAACGCGAAGCTGTATGAACAGTCTAACCAGCTTATTCATGAGCTGAGGTTAATTAATGAATTGACCCAGCGGTTAAGTCAGAGCTTGCAGCTCAAAGAGATATTTAAGTTTGCAACCGATGAGCTATTGCATATATTTGGTGCCGAATACTGCTGTATTTCCCAACTTGATAAGGATAAGGACTTTTTTGAGATGGTCTCTACTAACGTCACTTTCTTGTCAAAAGAGATTTTTCCCAGAGACTGCGGTGTATGCGGCTTGGTCTATGCCACGAAGGAACCCATCATCCTATCGGATTATCACAGTTATGGAAGGGTATACTCCAGGCTGATGGAGGAGACAGGGTCTAGCTCCTTGATCGGAGTTCCCTTAATGATCCGGGGGGAAGTCAGCGGGACAATCCTGCTTACGCATACCCGCTCTAATTACTTCTCTTATGAGAATTATAAGCTGCTTCAGGTGCTGTCCACACATATCGGACTGGCGGTTGCGAACGCTTCCCTGCATGCAGAAGTTCGGCGGATGGCTAATAGGGATATGCTGACAGGATTGTTCGCCCGTCATTATCTGGATGACAAGCTGCTGGAATTCCAGCGCAGGGATGCGAAGGGCTCCCTTATTGTGGTGGACATAGATAAATTTAAGCAGGTTAATGATACCTATGGCCATCAGATTGGCGACACTATTCTAAAGCAGGTCTGCAATATCATTCAGTCCACCGTGCGCAAGATCGATGTCTGCGCACGGTGGGGAGGCGAGGAATTAGCGGTATATTTGCCTGGCATGGAGCTGGAGGAAGGTTATCAGCTTGCCGAGAATATACGCGAACGAGTGGCGGTTGAGACGACACCACCGGTTACGGTATCCTGCGGAGTATCCCACTGGAGCCGCAAAGATGAGAAGATTAGCGTAGAGTCACTTTTTTACCGGGCTGATATGGCACTATACCGTTCTAAGAACAACGGCCGTAACCAGACCCAAGTTGGCAGGGATAACCAATAA